The following proteins come from a genomic window of Micavibrio aeruginosavorus EPB:
- a CDS encoding purine-nucleoside phosphorylase: MSIFGRKKDNENLDIAIAESTNIILKHLNGMQPKIAVILGSGLGGVADAADVVATIPYTDLPGFPRPSVEGHAGTLIAGTIEGVPAIFLKGRAHLYEGVGPAPLKVMIRTMKTLGVEVLFLTNAAGSLRHEAPAGELIAIADQINFTGLNVLAGPNDDAWGPRFPPMDNAYDAELRATLFNAAAAIGTPLIEGTYAGFLGPTFETPAEIRMVKAMGADSVGMSTVSECIIARHCGLKVVGCSAITNMAAGMSEEALSHDQTIEWAAIAGQKLTKLVLRFISDWGVQKGLKKAA; the protein is encoded by the coding sequence ATGAGCATTTTTGGCCGTAAGAAAGACAATGAGAATCTGGATATCGCGATTGCTGAATCCACCAATATCATTTTGAAGCATCTGAATGGGATGCAGCCGAAAATCGCCGTGATCCTGGGCTCTGGTCTGGGCGGGGTGGCGGATGCGGCGGATGTCGTGGCCACGATTCCCTACACCGATCTTCCCGGTTTCCCGCGCCCCAGTGTTGAAGGGCATGCCGGCACGTTGATTGCGGGCACCATTGAAGGGGTTCCGGCCATCTTTCTGAAGGGCCGCGCGCATTTGTACGAAGGTGTGGGCCCGGCCCCGTTGAAGGTGATGATCCGCACGATGAAAACGCTGGGGGTTGAGGTTTTGTTCCTGACCAACGCGGCAGGGTCACTGCGTCACGAAGCACCGGCGGGCGAATTGATTGCCATTGCCGATCAAATCAATTTCACGGGCCTGAACGTTCTGGCGGGGCCGAATGACGATGCGTGGGGGCCGCGCTTCCCGCCGATGGACAATGCGTATGATGCCGAATTGCGCGCAACCTTGTTCAATGCGGCGGCCGCGATTGGCACGCCGCTGATCGAAGGGACCTATGCCGGTTTCCTCGGCCCCACATTCGAAACCCCGGCGGAAATCCGCATGGTCAAGGCGATGGGCGCGGATTCGGTTGGTATGTCGACCGTATCCGAATGCATCATTGCCCGCCATTGCGGTTTGAAGGTTGTCGGGTGTTCCGCCATCACAAACATGGCCGCGGGTATGAGCGAAGAAGCCCTGAGCCACGACCAGACCATTGAATGGGCGGCGATTGCCGGACAAAAACTGACCAAACTGGTTTTGCGTTTTATCTCGGACTGGGGTGTGCAAAAGGGTTTGAAGAAAGCGGCATAA
- a CDS encoding MFS transporter, with the protein MIGSSGMAAPAVPSPSLPLDRTTRRSIAAWCLYDWANSAFATVIITFIFSVFFARNIVGNEVSGTAQWGMAIGISGLIIAVLSPVLGAIADHFGARKPWVGIFSAICIICTALMYFGEPNGSPGNIAFVLTLLVMANVAYEIALVFNNAMLPHIAPHRLIGRVSGWAWGMGYMGGLICLALSLFGLVGLGDVPPFLPVSEDGGQNLRLVAPLVAVWFGLFTIPMLIWTGDVARSQISVMESVRRGLRQLKESVHTVGRQKNMVRFLIGSAIYRDGLNTLFAMGGLYAAATFAMSFTDLLIFAILLNVSSGIGAALFAGMDDDRGSRQTLILSLTGLILAGAAVLLAQDKMLFTFLALALGLFIGPVQSASRTYVARLSPPELVAQSYGLYSFTGRAVAMVGPFVYGLAVATFETQRAGMVSILLFWIVGMAFLFTIHDEEEEPEE; encoded by the coding sequence ATGATTGGGTCTTCCGGTATGGCCGCGCCAGCGGTCCCATCGCCGTCTTTACCGCTTGATCGCACAACACGGCGATCAATTGCGGCGTGGTGCCTGTATGACTGGGCCAACTCGGCTTTCGCCACGGTGATTATCACGTTTATTTTCTCCGTCTTTTTTGCCCGCAATATTGTTGGTAACGAAGTGTCCGGAACGGCGCAATGGGGAATGGCGATCGGTATTTCCGGTTTGATCATCGCGGTGCTCAGCCCGGTTTTGGGGGCGATTGCCGACCATTTTGGCGCCCGTAAACCCTGGGTCGGAATTTTCAGTGCGATTTGCATTATTTGCACGGCCCTGATGTATTTCGGCGAACCGAATGGCTCGCCGGGTAATATCGCCTTTGTGTTGACGTTGCTTGTCATGGCGAACGTGGCCTATGAAATTGCGCTGGTGTTCAACAATGCCATGTTGCCCCATATCGCGCCGCACCGTTTGATCGGCCGTGTGTCCGGGTGGGCGTGGGGTATGGGATATATGGGCGGGCTGATTTGTCTGGCGCTGTCCCTGTTTGGGTTGGTGGGGCTTGGTGATGTTCCGCCCTTCCTTCCCGTATCGGAAGACGGCGGGCAGAATCTGCGTCTTGTCGCGCCGCTGGTGGCCGTGTGGTTTGGGTTGTTTACCATCCCGATGCTGATCTGGACGGGGGACGTGGCACGGTCACAAATCTCCGTCATGGAATCTGTGCGCCGCGGTTTGCGCCAGTTGAAAGAATCCGTCCACACTGTTGGACGGCAGAAAAACATGGTGCGTTTCCTGATCGGCAGCGCCATTTACCGTGATGGTTTGAATACCTTGTTTGCCATGGGTGGATTGTACGCGGCGGCGACGTTCGCCATGTCGTTCACCGACTTGCTGATCTTTGCCATTTTGTTGAACGTATCATCGGGCATCGGGGCGGCGTTGTTCGCGGGCATGGATGATGATCGCGGATCGCGCCAGACGTTGATCCTGTCGCTGACCGGATTGATCTTGGCCGGGGCTGCTGTCTTGCTGGCACAGGATAAAATGCTGTTTACGTTCCTGGCGCTGGCGCTTGGCCTGTTTATCGGCCCGGTGCAATCGGCCAGCCGGACCTATGTCGCGCGCCTGTCGCCGCCGGAACTGGTCGCGCAATCTTATGGTCTGTATTCCTTTACCGGGCGGGCCGTGGCGATGGTGGGGCCGTTTGTTTATGGGCTGGCCGTTGCGACCTTTGAAACGCAACGCGCTGGTATGGTCAGTATTCTGCTGTTCTGGATTGTCGGAATGGCGTTTTTGTTTACAATTCACGACGAAGAAGAGGAACCCGAAGAATGA
- the rsmH gene encoding 16S rRNA (cytosine(1402)-N(4))-methyltransferase RsmH, producing MMQDTAPHIPVMLDEVLTALAPVAGETYVDGTFGAGGYSRATLDRAPGCRIVGIDRDQTAHDRAAAWKDTYGDKLILLHGTFGNVQTLLDQAGIDRVQGFMLDIGVSSMQIDNADRGFSFRFDGPLDMRMDQSAGESAADIVRDMDETDLANLIYNYGEERHSRRIARAIVDARVVAPIETTAALASIVEKAMPGRRKPNDIHPATRTFQALRIAVNDELGELERALAASEHILEEGGRLVVVTFHSLEDRIVKNFFKTRSGDVPAPSRHAPMTAHSDHPAPTFRLTQRKAIDPTDAETRRNPRSRSAKLRSAIRTNAPAWNEESSKKFAKGGRG from the coding sequence ATGATGCAGGATACGGCGCCACATATTCCGGTGATGCTGGATGAAGTTTTAACGGCCTTGGCGCCCGTTGCGGGTGAGACCTATGTCGATGGCACATTTGGTGCGGGTGGGTATTCCCGCGCAACGCTGGACCGCGCACCGGGATGCCGCATTGTCGGTATCGATCGTGACCAAACCGCGCATGACCGGGCCGCGGCGTGGAAAGATACATACGGCGATAAACTGATTTTGTTGCACGGTACGTTTGGCAATGTGCAAACCCTGTTGGATCAGGCGGGAATTGATCGCGTTCAGGGCTTTATGCTGGATATTGGCGTATCGTCGATGCAGATCGATAACGCCGATCGCGGTTTTTCGTTCCGCTTTGATGGCCCGCTGGATATGCGGATGGATCAGAGTGCGGGTGAAAGCGCCGCCGATATCGTGCGCGATATGGATGAAACCGATCTGGCCAACCTGATTTACAATTACGGCGAAGAACGCCATTCCCGTCGCATCGCGCGTGCCATTGTTGATGCGCGTGTTGTGGCGCCGATTGAGACAACCGCCGCATTGGCGTCCATCGTTGAAAAAGCGATGCCGGGGCGGCGCAAGCCCAACGATATTCACCCCGCCACGCGGACATTCCAAGCCCTGCGCATCGCCGTGAATGACGAACTGGGCGAACTGGAGCGGGCACTGGCCGCGTCCGAGCATATTCTGGAGGAGGGGGGGCGTCTGGTTGTTGTCACGTTCCATTCTCTGGAAGATCGTATCGTTAAAAACTTCTTCAAAACGCGGTCGGGCGATGTGCCTGCACCGTCCCGTCACGCACCGATGACCGCGCACAGCGATCATCCGGCCCCCACCTTCCGCCTTACGCAACGCAAGGCGATTGATCCCACCGATGCCGAAACCCGGCGTAATCCCCGTTCAAGATCCGCAAAATTGCGGAGTGCTATCCGTACCAATGCCCCCGCATGGAATGAAGAATCATCGAAAAAATTTGCGAAAGGGGGGCGTGGATAA
- the msrA gene encoding peptide-methionine (S)-S-oxide reductase MsrA, translated as MPDNLPKATFAGGCFWCLESEFRKQPGVVYTVSGYAGGHVENPSYEQVSQGRTGHAEALEIYYDPEKTDYQTLLDHFLRRAHDPTTKDAQWVDHGSQYRSAIFYHDDAQKQMAEDTIARINAEKIYKNPIVTEVVAAPTFWPAEDYHQQYYEKYEDRTGQAHVRVIAKEKIKSEKYGTK; from the coding sequence ATGCCCGACAATCTTCCAAAAGCGACCTTTGCCGGTGGATGTTTCTGGTGTCTGGAAAGTGAATTCAGAAAACAGCCCGGCGTTGTCTACACCGTCTCCGGCTATGCCGGGGGCCATGTTGAAAACCCCAGTTATGAACAGGTGAGCCAGGGCCGCACCGGCCATGCCGAAGCGCTGGAAATTTATTACGACCCTGAAAAAACGGATTACCAGACTTTGCTCGACCACTTCCTGCGCCGTGCGCATGACCCGACAACCAAGGATGCGCAATGGGTCGATCATGGATCGCAATATCGCTCAGCGATTTTTTACCATGACGATGCCCAGAAACAGATGGCCGAGGACACCATCGCCCGGATCAATGCCGAGAAAATTTACAAAAACCCCATCGTAACCGAAGTGGTTGCAGCGCCGACATTCTGGCCGGCGGAGGATTACCACCAGCAATATTACGAGAAGTATGAAGATCGCACCGGCCAGGCCCATGTCCGCGTGATCGCGAAAGAGAAAATAAAGTC
- the mraZ gene encoding division/cell wall cluster transcriptional repressor MraZ: MALFLSTYINRVDRKGRVSVPAAFRTALNAQAFQGIVVFRSPVHACLEGFDGAKMDDLATRLDQFDLFSAEQDDLATAIFGDAVPLAFDGDGRVTLTPDLLTHAAITEQVAFVGLGRKFQLWEPSALKARQVHARANARDKGLTLPSIIGGAAS; the protein is encoded by the coding sequence ATGGCGTTGTTTCTTTCGACATACATCAATCGAGTCGACCGCAAGGGACGGGTATCCGTTCCGGCGGCGTTTCGCACCGCCCTGAACGCACAGGCGTTTCAGGGGATTGTTGTATTTCGTTCGCCCGTTCATGCCTGTCTCGAAGGATTTGATGGCGCGAAGATGGATGATCTGGCGACGCGCCTGGATCAATTCGATTTGTTTTCCGCCGAACAGGATGATCTGGCCACCGCCATTTTTGGTGATGCTGTGCCGTTGGCGTTTGATGGTGATGGCCGCGTTACGTTGACGCCGGATTTGCTGACCCATGCCGCGATCACGGAACAGGTGGCGTTTGTCGGTCTGGGTCGAAAATTCCAATTGTGGGAACCCTCCGCGTTGAAGGCGCGCCAGGTGCATGCGCGCGCCAATGCGCGGGATAAAGGTTTGACGTTGCCCTCCATCATCGGGGGGGCGGCATCATGA
- a CDS encoding N-acetylmuramoyl-L-alanine amidase, whose translation MTMRTKNSPNFNERAGGVAPTVLILHYTGTKTAQDAEDVYMDANPPKLKSPGPVSPHYMIDYDGTVTQFVAEDKRAWHAGASWWDGRDDINSHSIGIEIVNPGINYGYVDFTQAQMDALAILVRGILSRNPIPAHYVLGHSDIAPTRKPDPGEKLDWAWLAARGIGLWPQPDQRDYDLGDIFLGNAADLHRALTEYGYDPRLKLDELIPAFQRHFQPDAFIDPARRGRSDRELAARLHWLLRMKNTVTAAPAP comes from the coding sequence ATGACCATGCGGACAAAAAATTCACCAAACTTCAATGAACGGGCGGGCGGTGTTGCGCCAACCGTTCTGATCCTGCATTACACCGGAACAAAAACGGCGCAGGATGCCGAAGACGTGTATATGGACGCGAACCCGCCGAAACTAAAATCGCCGGGTCCGGTCAGTCCGCATTACATGATTGATTACGATGGAACCGTCACACAATTCGTGGCCGAAGATAAACGGGCCTGGCATGCCGGGGCGTCATGGTGGGATGGGCGTGATGATATCAACAGCCATTCCATCGGGATTGAAATCGTCAACCCCGGCATCAATTACGGATATGTTGATTTCACCCAGGCGCAGATGGATGCGTTGGCCATTCTGGTGCGGGGTATTCTGTCGCGCAATCCGATTCCGGCGCATTACGTTCTGGGGCATTCCGACATTGCACCCACGCGTAAACCCGATCCGGGTGAAAAACTGGATTGGGCATGGTTGGCCGCACGCGGCATTGGCCTGTGGCCGCAACCGGATCAGCGCGATTACGATCTGGGTGATATCTTCCTTGGCAATGCGGCGGATTTGCACCGGGCCTTGACGGAATATGGGTATGACCCGCGTCTGAAACTGGATGAGCTGATCCCGGCGTTTCAGCGCCATTTTCAACCCGATGCCTTTATCGACCCGGCTCGCCGTGGGCGCAGTGACCGGGAACTGGCGGCGCGATTGCATTGGCTGTTGCGGATGAAAAACACCGTCACCGCGGCCCCCGCGCCATAA
- the ftsL gene encoding cell division protein FtsL yields the protein MRIRLSSIVSLGLAGMAGFMLFQTSQNVQQAEHQLRGLNAQLTKEGEALRVLEAEWDYLNRPDRLEELARQHLKMGPIDPKLLVRDGGALPDHVEPVIPARKPDVALRRAVLNSSSSGAGSPPPVAAHDSVTSPATSSPSSENFDTLINRLTDTEPSGGTP from the coding sequence ATGCGCATTCGCCTTTCGTCGATTGTTTCGCTCGGCCTGGCCGGGATGGCGGGATTCATGCTGTTCCAGACCAGCCAGAATGTGCAGCAGGCCGAGCATCAATTGCGCGGTCTGAATGCGCAACTGACCAAAGAGGGCGAAGCCCTGCGTGTTTTGGAGGCGGAATGGGATTATCTCAATCGCCCCGATCGTCTGGAAGAATTGGCGCGCCAGCATTTGAAAATGGGGCCGATTGATCCGAAGTTGCTGGTGCGTGATGGCGGGGCTCTGCCTGATCATGTTGAACCGGTTATTCCCGCACGCAAGCCTGATGTGGCGCTGCGTCGCGCTGTTTTAAATTCCTCTTCCTCTGGTGCGGGTTCTCCGCCTCCTGTTGCTGCTCACGATTCTGTGACATCTCCGGCAACATCTTCTCCCTCGTCTGAAAATTTCGATACGCTGATCAATCGCCTGACTGATACGGAACCCAGTGGAGGGACGCCATGA